In a single window of the Trueperaceae bacterium genome:
- a CDS encoding glycoside hydrolase family 3 N-terminal domain-containing protein: ALARTAGRILGAELAALGVNVNLAPVLDLATRPANPVVGLRSFGDDPDLVAALGAAMVEGMQGAGVLACAKHFPGHGDTDVDSHHAAPTVDRTLAELMGLEVRPFRSAFDAGLAAVMTAHVRYPALEDAPATFSAAVNRGLLRERLGFDGLILTDALDMHALNGVPGPRRARLALQAGADLAVLGHLPGQERIVAGLAGLASPGSRRRVAAARARLAGSGPQPVDPARDWAEHALRAKEIARAAVTVVSGAGELPLALRPDDRLCVVTVAAGDLTPAETAAVGGVTLADQVARRHPHLAAIGFAHGERREEAIGHVLGACEGAHTVVLATVDAVSDPAQRRLFDALRERGHRPVVLALRSPLDGLALEGARAALCCYGRRADQTEAAVAVLFGEAEAKGTLPIGRRAQPPAVGVHP, from the coding sequence GCGCTGGCGCGCACCGCCGGGCGCATACTCGGCGCGGAGCTCGCGGCCCTCGGCGTGAACGTGAACCTCGCGCCGGTGCTCGACCTCGCCACTCGTCCCGCGAACCCCGTCGTCGGCCTGCGGTCCTTCGGCGACGACCCCGACCTGGTCGCCGCGCTGGGCGCCGCCATGGTCGAGGGCATGCAGGGGGCCGGCGTGCTGGCTTGCGCCAAGCACTTCCCCGGCCACGGCGACACGGACGTCGACTCGCACCACGCCGCGCCGACCGTGGACCGGACCCTGGCCGAGCTCATGGGCCTCGAGGTGCGCCCTTTCAGGTCCGCGTTCGACGCCGGGTTAGCGGCCGTGATGACGGCGCACGTGCGCTACCCGGCGCTCGAGGACGCCCCGGCCACGTTCTCGGCGGCGGTGAACCGCGGCCTGCTGCGAGAACGGCTCGGCTTCGACGGGCTGATCCTCACCGACGCCCTCGACATGCACGCCCTGAACGGCGTCCCCGGCCCGCGACGCGCGCGCCTGGCGCTCCAGGCCGGCGCCGACCTGGCCGTGCTGGGCCACCTGCCGGGCCAGGAGCGGATCGTCGCGGGGCTCGCGGGCCTGGCCTCGCCGGGGTCGCGGCGGCGGGTGGCGGCGGCGCGCGCCCGGCTGGCGGGCAGCGGACCGCAGCCGGTAGATCCCGCCCGCGACTGGGCCGAGCACGCGCTGAGGGCCAAGGAGATCGCCCGGGCCGCGGTCACCGTCGTCTCGGGCGCCGGCGAGCTGCCGCTGGCGCTGAGGCCGGACGACCGCCTCTGCGTCGTCACCGTCGCGGCCGGCGACCTCACGCCGGCCGAGACCGCCGCTGTCGGCGGCGTGACCCTGGCCGACCAGGTGGCGCGGCGTCACCCGCACCTGGCCGCCATCGGCTTCGCTCACGGCGAGCGGCGCGAGGAGGCGATCGGCCACGTGCTGGGCGCCTGCGAGGGCGCGCACACGGTGGTGCTGGCGACCGTTGACGCCGTCTCCGACCCCGCCCAGCGCCGCCTCTTCGACGCCTTGCGGGAGCGCGGCCACCGCCCCGTGGTGCTGGCGCTGCGCAGCCCGCTGGACGGCCTGGCCCTCGAGGGCGCCAGGGCCGCCCTGTGCTGCTACGGACGCCGGGCGGACCAGACGGAGGCGGCCGTCGCCGTGCTGTTCGGCGAGGCCGAGGCCAAGGGCACGCTGCCCATCGGGAGGAGGGCGCAGCCGCCGGCCGTCGGGGTGCACCCGTGA
- a CDS encoding glycosyl hydrolase family 18 protein — MREAGSRVLALLALTLAGAAAAQGSWCVAVWYPSSEHPGGADSIAANLDVIDVVHPFWFTPDANGALLDQGGAGADAQVRAWREAGLLVVPSVFSGHWGFLDAERRPAHVDAIVDLVLRRGFDGIDVDYEGFPLTTREAFASFVEELAEALHDHGRLLSVTVHAKTEDAPPFEGAAAQDWDRLAAAADALNLMTYDFTNRDEPPGPVADRAWVGDVVAYATTVTEGARLRVGLPFYGYTWTRARPPARATTWEATDRTVRQFGLEPVRDEASGELVVDLDVRGLPRQVTYVSDAVTTAARLEALRGRGVGGVAIWGLGGEDPANWDALREARPAPCAARRAAGR; from the coding sequence GTGAGGGAGGCGGGCTCGCGCGTCCTCGCCCTGCTCGCGCTGACGCTCGCCGGCGCCGCCGCCGCGCAGGGCTCCTGGTGCGTGGCGGTCTGGTACCCGTCCTCCGAGCACCCCGGCGGCGCCGACTCGATCGCGGCGAACCTCGACGTCATCGACGTCGTGCACCCGTTCTGGTTCACGCCCGACGCGAACGGCGCCCTGCTCGACCAGGGCGGCGCGGGCGCCGACGCGCAGGTGCGCGCCTGGCGGGAGGCCGGCCTGCTCGTGGTCCCCAGCGTCTTCAGCGGTCACTGGGGCTTCCTCGACGCCGAACGGCGCCCGGCGCACGTGGACGCGATCGTCGACCTGGTGCTGCGGCGCGGGTTCGACGGCATCGACGTGGACTACGAGGGGTTCCCCCTCACGACCCGCGAGGCGTTCGCGTCGTTCGTCGAGGAGCTGGCGGAGGCCCTGCACGACCACGGCAGGCTGCTGTCGGTGACGGTCCACGCCAAGACCGAGGACGCCCCGCCGTTCGAGGGCGCGGCCGCGCAGGACTGGGATAGGCTGGCTGCCGCCGCCGACGCGCTCAACCTCATGACCTACGACTTCACGAACCGCGACGAGCCGCCCGGACCCGTGGCCGACCGCGCCTGGGTGGGAGACGTCGTGGCGTACGCCACCACCGTGACCGAGGGCGCGAGGCTCCGCGTGGGGCTGCCCTTCTACGGCTACACGTGGACGCGGGCCCGCCCGCCGGCGCGCGCCACCACCTGGGAGGCGACGGACAGGACCGTGCGGCAGTTCGGCCTCGAGCCCGTGCGCGACGAGGCCAGCGGCGAGCTGGTCGTCGACCTCGACGTGCGGGGCCTCCCGCGGCAGGTGACCTACGTGAGCGACGCCGTCACCACCGCCGCCCGCCTGGAGGCGCTGCGCGGCCGCGGGGTGGGCGGCGTGGCGATCTGGGGCCTGGGCGGGGAGGACCCCGCCAACTGGGACGCGCTCAGGGAGGCGCGTCCGGCGCCGTGCGCGGCGCGGCGGGCGGCCGGTCGGTGA
- a CDS encoding ROK family protein, giving the protein MSRALDRPATQEGLRRHNRRAVLRALYRGEARSRSELALVTGLTKPTVSTLVAELIAEGLVSEQGLGQSSGSGGKRPTLLRFETGARQVVGVSVGEGRALGVLSDLAGEVSAMHVSHLGDEPSAAVLEVVAGLRAQLDAPLASVGVGLPGAQDGESLRGLEARVGVPVHVAGRAELGALGQLAFGGGSEGTLVSLVVDDGVEVGVCLAGGAVHYGSDLSALAPRLDWRAVEDDLRAVLRDVSVTGAGGASGPPGDASAQVGSASLRPGSLCLALRAAAARGDPAAESARDGLAERLSQVLAWVVAALRPDQVALGGPLAELGEPFLELLRSRLAARLPAWQLADLHLTLVYTQQVSAMGAVALAVQRELELLFG; this is encoded by the coding sequence GTGAGCCGAGCCCTCGACAGGCCCGCCACCCAGGAGGGGCTCAGGCGCCACAACCGCAGGGCCGTGCTGAGGGCCCTCTACCGCGGCGAGGCGCGCTCGCGCAGCGAGCTCGCGCTGGTGACGGGCCTCACCAAGCCGACCGTCTCGACGCTCGTGGCGGAGCTGATCGCCGAGGGGCTGGTGAGCGAGCAGGGCTTGGGCCAGTCTTCGGGCAGCGGCGGCAAGCGGCCCACCCTCCTGCGCTTCGAGACCGGCGCGCGGCAGGTCGTGGGCGTGAGCGTGGGGGAGGGTCGGGCGCTGGGCGTGCTCTCCGACCTCGCCGGCGAGGTGAGCGCCATGCACGTCAGCCACCTGGGCGACGAGCCGTCCGCGGCCGTGCTGGAGGTCGTGGCCGGCCTGAGGGCGCAGCTCGACGCACCCCTCGCCAGCGTGGGCGTCGGTCTGCCGGGGGCGCAGGACGGGGAGAGCCTGCGGGGCCTCGAGGCGCGCGTGGGCGTGCCGGTGCACGTGGCCGGACGCGCGGAGCTGGGCGCCCTGGGCCAGCTCGCCTTCGGTGGCGGCAGCGAGGGGACGCTCGTGAGCCTCGTCGTCGACGACGGCGTCGAGGTGGGCGTGTGCCTGGCCGGCGGAGCCGTCCACTACGGCAGCGACCTGAGCGCGCTGGCGCCGCGGCTCGACTGGCGGGCCGTGGAGGACGACCTGCGCGCGGTGCTGCGGGATGTGTCCGTGACCGGCGCGGGAGGGGCCTCCGGGCCCCCGGGCGACGCCTCGGCCCAGGTCGGGTCGGCGTCGCTCCGGCCCGGTTCGCTGTGCCTGGCCCTCCGCGCGGCCGCCGCGCGCGGCGACCCCGCCGCCGAGAGCGCCCGCGATGGGCTGGCGGAGCGCCTGTCCCAGGTCCTCGCCTGGGTCGTGGCCGCGCTGCGGCCCGACCAGGTGGCGCTGGGTGGCCCCCTCGCCGAGCTGGGGGAGCCGTTCCTCGAGCTCCTCAGGAGCCGCCTCGCCGCGCGCCTGCCCGCATGGCAGCTCGCGGACCTGCACCTGACCCTCGTCTACACGCAGCAGGTCTCGGCCATGGGGGCCGTGGCGCTGGCCGTGCAGCGCGAGCTGGAGCTGCTGTTCGGATGA
- a CDS encoding substrate-binding domain-containing protein, with protein sequence MRVLVFTNDAGAVFQSAVIRGATAVLDAAGRRVEVVEVGPQAPASALPRGVGAADGALVLASALSEPALRELWRSAGAVTLVSHLASEARVPAVLHDNAQGMRQLVEHLVACGRRSFVYVRGDVTQVDGRQREEAFREEVLRHGLEVGEDDLLEGGFVPEVARASVARLARARDDFDAVVAADYLMAIAAVEELRSAGVSVPGRVSVVGFGDGPEASTAGLTVVAADVEELGRRAARQLVAQLEGGRLTGYTLLSTRLVVRATSAP encoded by the coding sequence ATGAGGGTCCTCGTCTTCACGAACGACGCCGGGGCCGTGTTCCAGAGCGCCGTGATCCGCGGCGCGACGGCGGTGCTCGACGCGGCCGGCCGGCGGGTGGAGGTCGTGGAGGTGGGTCCGCAGGCGCCGGCGTCGGCGCTGCCGCGCGGCGTGGGCGCGGCCGACGGCGCCCTCGTGCTGGCCTCTGCCCTCTCCGAGCCGGCCCTGCGGGAGCTGTGGCGGTCCGCCGGGGCCGTCACGCTGGTGAGCCACCTGGCGAGCGAGGCCCGCGTGCCGGCCGTGCTGCACGACAACGCTCAGGGCATGCGGCAGCTCGTCGAGCACCTGGTGGCCTGCGGCCGGCGGTCGTTCGTCTACGTGCGCGGCGACGTCACGCAGGTCGACGGACGCCAGCGGGAGGAGGCCTTCCGCGAGGAGGTCCTGAGGCACGGGCTCGAGGTCGGCGAGGACGACCTCCTCGAGGGCGGCTTCGTGCCCGAGGTGGCGCGCGCCTCGGTGGCCCGGCTGGCCCGCGCGCGCGACGACTTCGACGCCGTGGTGGCCGCCGACTACCTCATGGCCATCGCCGCGGTCGAGGAGCTGAGGTCAGCGGGCGTGTCGGTGCCGGGCCGGGTCTCCGTGGTCGGCTTCGGCGACGGGCCCGAGGCGTCCACGGCGGGGCTGACGGTGGTGGCCGCGGACGTCGAGGAGCTCGGGCGGCGCGCGGCCAGGCAGCTCGTCGCGCAGCTCGAGGGCGGGCGCTTGACCGGCTACACGCTGCTGAGCACGCGCCTGGTGGTGCGCGCGACCAGCGCTCCCTGA